One uncultured Umboniibacter sp. genomic window carries:
- a CDS encoding FliG C-terminal domain-containing protein: MLTPIEKTALTLLGMGEDSAAKVLKYFDQYQIQAISNAMTSLSTVNSEQANEVLTEFFDSYGQHSGIKAASKDFLQNTLEKSVGGDLAKNVLTKIFGDELEQKMEILEHCNPRIIGSQLEHEHPQMAAIFLSLMSPKASASIITTLPTKMGDDLVLKIAKITAVDEDIAEDLSNLVDRCLDAASALDNSTVDGVKQVADIINVYDGDSDRLLDLIREHSEDLLEEIENLRYDFNVLAVQTERTLDQVVQAINVNDWAIALRGADPSIINKVRASMPNRMRTSLDEQEQITGPQPKAKIDQARKEIMEHIKSLARQGDVTLVMTDEKGVS, translated from the coding sequence ATGCTGACTCCCATTGAGAAAACTGCGCTCACCCTTTTGGGGATGGGCGAAGACTCTGCTGCAAAGGTTTTGAAATACTTTGATCAGTATCAAATCCAAGCCATATCTAATGCGATGACCAGTTTGAGTACCGTCAATAGCGAACAGGCGAATGAGGTACTAACTGAATTCTTCGATTCCTATGGCCAACATTCCGGTATTAAAGCGGCTTCAAAGGATTTCCTACAGAACACCTTAGAGAAATCGGTTGGCGGGGATTTGGCTAAGAACGTTCTCACGAAAATTTTCGGTGACGAACTAGAGCAAAAAATGGAGATTTTAGAGCACTGCAACCCCCGGATCATAGGTTCTCAGTTGGAGCATGAGCATCCGCAAATGGCGGCAATATTTTTGTCTTTGATGTCGCCCAAGGCATCGGCGTCAATCATTACGACGTTACCAACGAAAATGGGGGACGATTTAGTCCTTAAAATCGCGAAAATAACCGCTGTTGACGAAGATATAGCTGAAGATCTAAGTAACTTAGTTGACCGCTGTCTAGATGCCGCATCAGCGCTTGATAACTCTACCGTAGATGGCGTTAAACAGGTGGCGGATATTATTAATGTATACGACGGAGACTCAGACCGGCTGCTCGACTTAATACGAGAGCACAGTGAAGATCTTCTCGAGGAGATCGAGAATCTCCGTTACGACTTCAATGTGCTTGCAGTCCAAACTGAGAGGACTTTAGATCAAGTAGTGCAAGCAATTAATGTCAACGATTGGGCTATTGCTCTGCGTGGCGCTGATCCTAGCATTATCAATAAGGTCCGTGCGTCGATGCCCAATCGAATGAGAACTTCGTTGGATGAGCAAGAGCAGATAACCGGCCCGCAGCCCAAGGCAAAGATTGATCAAGCGCGGAAGGAGATCATGGAGCATATTAAGTCTCTGGCGCGTCAGGGCGATGTGACGCTGGTGATGACTGATGAGAAGGGAGTAAGCTGA
- the flgL gene encoding flagellar hook-associated protein FlgL: MRVADSQVRTLMQQSLQTSNTELAKVMQQISTGKRLTKISDDPSASLKLESIRSEQEELTQYQSNIETAKTALAQSEQFLSSTNDTLLRIKDLVLFANNGTRSPDDLKGISIELENLRDSLITQFNARDGSGSYLFSGTYSDQPAIVAGTNPNEYVVQGNSSTRETLVGRGIRIETNVTAQAMIGSGANTLTELSAFISDLAVGSVNSSSASSSLDAVDSIFSEVQKSITTLGGRQSFLNTHSDNIARNKLFLDKVSTEISSLDMSEASTRLQSYLQGLEASHLTFKRISELNLFNLM, translated from the coding sequence ATGCGTGTAGCAGATAGCCAAGTTCGAACCTTAATGCAGCAGAGTCTTCAGACGTCGAATACTGAATTGGCGAAGGTAATGCAGCAAATCTCAACCGGAAAGCGACTCACTAAAATTAGTGATGACCCCTCGGCATCGCTAAAGCTTGAGAGTATCCGTAGCGAGCAAGAAGAATTGACTCAATATCAAAGTAATATCGAGACTGCCAAAACCGCACTTGCGCAGTCAGAGCAATTCCTATCGAGTACCAATGATACGCTACTTCGCATAAAGGACTTAGTCCTCTTCGCCAACAACGGCACTCGGTCACCGGATGATCTCAAAGGTATTTCAATCGAACTTGAGAACCTAAGAGATTCTTTGATCACACAATTCAATGCTCGTGATGGATCAGGTAGCTACCTGTTTTCCGGCACGTATAGTGATCAACCTGCGATAGTCGCTGGTACTAACCCTAACGAATATGTAGTGCAAGGAAACAGTAGTACACGAGAAACTCTCGTAGGTAGAGGCATTCGCATAGAAACTAACGTCACGGCGCAGGCGATGATTGGCAGTGGCGCTAATACGCTGACAGAATTAAGCGCTTTCATCTCCGACCTTGCTGTGGGGTCCGTTAACAGCTCGTCCGCCTCGAGCAGTCTCGACGCCGTCGACAGCATATTTTCGGAAGTGCAGAAATCCATTACCACGCTTGGCGGGCGGCAAAGTTTTCTTAACACTCATTCCGACAACATTGCCAGAAATAAACTATTCTTAGACAAAGTCAGTACCGAGATATCGTCACTCGATATGAGTGAGGCTTCTACCAGACTGCAGTCTTATCTTCAGGGTCTAGAAGCAAGCCACCTTACCTTCAAGCGAATCTCGGAACTCAACCTATTTAACTTAATGTAG
- a CDS encoding FliI/YscN family ATPase produces the protein MDLSAQLTTVSEHLNTVTILRPTFKVIKSDGFLIVATGENFCVGDVCDVSFQSGSRFACEVVGFDGEFYRLIPYQHANGAHFGGSVHHRPQASGTGVGFQLLGRAVNGLGEAIDGLGQINYEEFRPNNAAPPSLIKRRGVEEVMETGVKAIDSLLTLGRGQRIGLVAGSGVGKSVLLNMITRFSDVDVVVVGLVGERGREVGDFIAKTLTPEMAEKAVIIAATAEESPVMRVAAARRTHAVAEYYRDQGKNVLLLMDSLTRVGMAQREIGLALNEAPISKGYPASVFSLLNQLIERACNGESEQGSLTAIYTVLAEGDDAQDPLVDSARAILDGHIMLSRDLASQGQYPAIDIPASISRCMNDLVSEDHLQLARKCRRMISLFREVGELIPLGAYVSGVDAERDEAINLDPAISTWLQQAPSTPMDATTGLNELQALLSGNGKAG, from the coding sequence ATGGATTTATCAGCACAATTAACGACAGTTAGTGAACACCTCAATACGGTCACGATATTGCGACCGACTTTTAAGGTGATTAAGTCCGATGGTTTCTTGATTGTGGCAACGGGCGAAAACTTCTGTGTGGGCGATGTTTGCGATGTTAGCTTCCAATCAGGGAGTCGATTCGCCTGTGAAGTTGTTGGGTTTGATGGTGAGTTCTATCGGCTTATTCCCTACCAACATGCTAACGGCGCACACTTCGGCGGGAGTGTTCATCATCGTCCTCAAGCGAGTGGAACGGGAGTGGGTTTCCAATTATTAGGAAGAGCTGTGAATGGACTTGGCGAGGCGATTGACGGCTTGGGACAAATCAATTACGAAGAATTCCGTCCAAATAATGCGGCGCCACCCAGCTTAATTAAGCGTCGTGGTGTTGAAGAGGTTATGGAAACGGGAGTAAAGGCGATCGATTCCCTACTGACGCTCGGCCGAGGGCAGCGTATTGGTTTGGTGGCAGGATCTGGCGTTGGTAAGTCGGTGTTACTTAACATGATTACTCGATTTTCAGACGTTGACGTTGTAGTAGTAGGCCTCGTGGGTGAAAGAGGTAGAGAAGTAGGTGATTTTATCGCGAAGACCTTAACGCCTGAAATGGCGGAGAAGGCGGTCATTATCGCAGCAACAGCAGAAGAATCACCTGTTATGCGCGTTGCGGCGGCCCGACGCACTCATGCCGTGGCAGAATACTATCGTGATCAAGGCAAAAATGTTCTGTTATTGATGGACTCACTCACGCGAGTAGGTATGGCTCAGCGTGAGATCGGTTTGGCGTTGAACGAGGCTCCTATTTCGAAGGGTTATCCTGCAAGTGTCTTCTCTCTTTTGAATCAGCTGATTGAACGAGCTTGTAATGGAGAATCGGAGCAGGGCAGTCTCACTGCCATATACACCGTTCTTGCCGAGGGTGATGATGCTCAAGACCCCCTCGTCGACTCCGCTAGAGCTATTCTAGATGGTCACATTATGCTCTCGCGAGATCTTGCCTCTCAAGGCCAATATCCAGCAATCGATATTCCAGCGTCAATATCACGGTGTATGAACGACTTAGTGAGCGAGGATCACTTGCAGCTTGCGCGAAAATGTCGGCGGATGATCAGCTTATTCCGTGAAGTCGGTGAGTTAATTCCTTTGGGGGCCTATGTCTCCGGAGTAGATGCCGAACGCGATGAAGCAATCAACTTAGATCCGGCGATCAGCACCTGGCTTCAACAGGCCCCCAGTACGCCGATGGATGCCACCACCGGCCTCAACGAGCTTCAAGCCCTGCTAAGCGGCAATGGCAAGGCAGGATAA
- the flgK gene encoding flagellar hook-associated protein FlgK — protein MSIHAAQTALSGLMVAKAGLDTTAQNVANATTEGYTRQRVSVNSIGPGTQAGLSAGRGVEVTDIQRFASNFNDSQLWKATSLEANANERLDAYERIEELFGRDGASISSNLDSFFSALSEATTQPESSPLRQQIIEEARALTLQFNNVSSTLNNFQTSIYDQYQDKVANVNSLISGISDINDKVVITERSGGNSSVLLDQRNRLVEDVAALIDIEVNYSSENRLEIAFARGLPLIVGSSFSSLSANIDPSNADRIQLSVQTPGSQVSVTHQYGGGLGALADFHESAVGDYENIVNAMATTLHDEVNSQLALGQDLVGNFGSAVSALFVIANPSDPAGSIGVNESIEPDLLAFSASVDDGNPLTIDQMTPGDSSNLLALNLIKESSYTIAGLGNVTLNEAYESLLANVGILTRQSQRESDTYSILHAQAKSNREGLSGVNSDEEATKLMEYSQAYQANLKVLNIVNELMEDLFNNLR, from the coding sequence ATGAGCATTCATGCTGCGCAAACCGCACTGTCTGGATTAATGGTTGCGAAGGCCGGTTTGGACACCACCGCTCAAAACGTGGCGAATGCTACGACGGAAGGCTACACACGGCAGCGTGTTTCCGTTAACTCGATTGGCCCAGGCACGCAGGCTGGGCTAAGCGCGGGACGGGGTGTAGAAGTCACCGACATCCAGAGATTTGCTAGCAACTTCAATGACAGTCAACTTTGGAAAGCCACTAGTTTAGAGGCCAATGCCAATGAGCGCTTAGATGCTTACGAACGAATAGAAGAACTCTTTGGTCGCGATGGCGCCTCCATATCCTCAAATTTAGATTCTTTTTTCTCGGCACTTAGCGAGGCGACTACCCAGCCTGAGTCTTCGCCGCTCCGGCAGCAAATCATCGAGGAAGCTCGAGCGTTAACGCTGCAATTTAACAATGTTTCAAGCACACTCAACAATTTCCAGACATCTATTTATGATCAGTATCAAGATAAAGTCGCAAATGTAAATTCGCTGATCTCAGGGATCTCCGATATTAACGACAAGGTAGTCATCACCGAACGATCAGGCGGCAATTCTTCAGTATTGCTTGATCAACGTAATCGGCTAGTTGAAGATGTTGCCGCACTGATTGATATTGAGGTGAACTACAGTAGTGAGAATCGGCTTGAAATTGCCTTCGCTAGAGGTCTTCCTTTAATCGTCGGTTCTAGCTTCTCTTCCCTATCGGCGAATATTGATCCATCCAACGCCGATCGCATTCAATTGTCGGTACAAACACCGGGATCGCAGGTTTCAGTCACGCATCAATATGGCGGCGGTTTGGGCGCCTTAGCCGACTTCCACGAGTCGGCTGTGGGCGATTATGAAAATATAGTTAATGCCATGGCAACAACGCTGCACGATGAGGTCAACAGCCAACTTGCACTGGGTCAGGACCTAGTTGGTAACTTTGGCAGCGCTGTTAGCGCTCTATTCGTGATTGCGAATCCTTCAGATCCGGCAGGCTCCATTGGCGTTAACGAATCAATCGAACCCGATTTACTCGCCTTCTCTGCCTCCGTGGACGACGGCAACCCGCTTACCATCGATCAAATGACCCCAGGAGACTCCTCTAATCTGCTTGCTTTGAACCTAATCAAAGAGAGTTCGTACACGATAGCTGGATTGGGCAATGTCACCTTAAATGAAGCTTACGAATCACTCCTCGCTAATGTCGGCATTTTAACTCGTCAATCACAACGAGAATCCGACACTTACTCCATCCTTCACGCTCAAGCTAAGAGTAACCGAGAAGGATTGAGTGGTGTAAATAGTGACGAGGAAGCAACAAAATTGATGGAGTACAGCCAAGCCTATCAGGCCAATCTCAAAGTCCTCAATATAGTCAACGAGCTAATGGAAGACTTGTTTAATAATCTGAGGTAA
- a CDS encoding FliH/SctL family protein, translating to MLQWIPTTPTENRKLFIMPRTKRAKSQADLTPVPSAFPPSSEAPISASPTTEETRQMGFDQGYKDGLKQARQELEEAAEKALEAKLLEVQQHYEGSINELIVELNSLKLDFQLSEKKQLMELVKGICEKILSHELTAPKRKINQTISSALKGLSCDSAFVLSISADDEALIKSEPHEELTSVTIDPSLKRGQFILDSPRQQLKVDPEQQLHRILYDLFSSEAKS from the coding sequence ATGCTTCAATGGATACCAACAACACCGACAGAGAATCGAAAACTCTTTATTATGCCGCGGACCAAAAGGGCGAAATCTCAAGCAGATTTGACTCCAGTGCCGTCGGCATTTCCGCCGTCAAGTGAAGCTCCAATTAGTGCATCACCAACTACTGAAGAAACCCGTCAGATGGGCTTTGACCAAGGTTATAAAGACGGCCTGAAGCAAGCGAGACAAGAACTAGAAGAAGCGGCCGAGAAAGCGCTCGAAGCAAAGCTTTTGGAGGTCCAACAACATTATGAGGGATCCATTAACGAGCTGATCGTGGAGCTGAACAGTCTAAAGTTGGATTTTCAGCTTAGTGAGAAAAAGCAATTGATGGAGCTCGTTAAAGGTATTTGTGAAAAGATTTTATCCCACGAGCTAACTGCTCCTAAACGTAAGATTAATCAAACGATATCTTCGGCATTAAAGGGTCTGAGTTGCGACAGCGCTTTTGTATTAAGTATCTCAGCCGATGATGAGGCGTTAATTAAGTCTGAGCCTCATGAAGAGCTAACAAGTGTCACGATAGACCCAAGCCTCAAACGTGGGCAATTTATCCTCGATAGTCCCCGCCAGCAGTTGAAGGTAGATCCAGAGCAGCAGCTACACAGAATACTCTACGATCTATTCTCCAGCGAAGCCAAAAGCTGA